The uncultured Methanoregula sp. genomic sequence ATGCAGACATCAGATTGATCGGAGGGGGAAAATAACCGGATTTCCTCCGGGAGGCTCCGCTTTCAGGCTCTATTCTCCGGCCTGCCCCGGTTCAGGGGACTGACGGGAAAATCCCGGCACGTTTTCTTTTCCCGCCATTCCCCTATTTGAATTCATAGCATCACGCCCGGTAATATTATCGCTGCCCCGGCGAACAATCCTCCTCCGTCCATCAGGCCAATATTTACCCGTTTCACCTGCACCTGAACCTGATAATCCAAAGGTCAGCACCATGCAGGTTACAACAAAAATCCGGAGATCCATAGCAGCAGTCCTTCTTACAGCAGGGCTCGCGTACCCGGCCTGCGCCGCCGTCTGTCCCAAAGGGATCGGGGGATGTCCCTCCCCCGGGAGGTGCTTCCTCTTCATCGATGCCGACACAAATTCCCTGTGCGATTATACCGGGAGAACCGGCTCGCAGGGCACGGCCGGAACGGTACCCTCCCAGCCCGGTGCCCCGGCCCAGTCATCAACGGTAGCGGTCACGGGTCCTGCGAATACGCAGGTATCCTCGGTCCACACATCCACAACATCCATATCATCGGTAACACCGGACACCTCATTTACAGCCGTCGGGAATTCGTCCACGGGCGGATTCCTCAATACGATCCACCTGTCCGCAGCCATAGCGGAAGTGATCCTATTCCTTGTCTTTACGGGCCTCGTCTTTGCGCTCATCCGGATTGGCTTCCTTGGCACCCGGGTACAGGGTACCCTCCCGGCACTCGCCCTCTCATCCTTCTTTGGCCTGGGTCTCTCGCTTATCACGACATGTGTCCTTGCAGGAAGTACGGTTGCGGGAACCGTGTATGCCCTCATCTACATGGCAGCCGGGACCCTGCTCGTCGCGTACCTCTGGCATAAAGGCGTGATGACCCGGCAGATCGTTCTCCCTGCAGCAGCGCTTGGTACTCTCGCAGGTTTTGTTTTCATTGCGCCCATCATGCCCATGGAACTCGGCGGGATTGTCAGTGTCGGGACCGGCGCTTCTGCCCTGACCGCAGGTGTCCTCGTAATCTGTGCCGTCATCGTTCTCACCCTGGCCGTAGGCAGGACTTTCTGCGGCAGCATCTGCCCGGTCGGATCCCTGCAGGATCTGGCATATTCTGTACCGGGAAAGAAGATCGTTCCAGAAAGGACGAAGATCCTGGAGCTGGTCCGGCTGGTCATCTTCGTTGCAACCGCCATTGCCGCGATCTGGCTCATCGACCTGATGGCATATACCGGGCTCTACGATCTCTTCTCCCTCACGATCTCATCAGGATTGCTGGTCGCCTTCGGTCTCGTGCTGGTCTCGGTCTTTGTGTACCGCCCGGTCTGCCGGATACTCTGCCCGTTCGGTGTCCTCTTCTCGATGTTCGCTGAATTCAGCTGGTTCCGGCTGTGGCGTACTGGGACCTGCACCGGGTGCAAAAAATGCGAGAGGGCCTGCCCGGCATCCGCTGCCGGCAAAAACGATTCAAAGCGGGAGTGCTATCTCTGTGGCCGGTGTACCGAAGTTTGTCCGGTGGAGACGGCACTCAGGTACGGCCCGTGATTGCAGGAGAGTGAAGCGAACAAGTGATGACGGTTCCCGGGATCGGTTGGGGGTCAGGAGGATACTCCCCTTACTTTGCCTCCTCTTTTGAGAGCGTGTGTGGGTCACGCTCCTGACACTGGGGAATAAAAAAGCAGATAAAAGGAATATTAAGATTTTATCCCTGTCAGGAAGAAAAAAGGAGTTAGCCGGAACGGGATCAATCCCCATGGATCTGTCCAGTCCGGTTCAGCAGTTCTGTGCCGGTACACGGGCAGTACCGGCAAAACTCGCCGGGGGTCTTGGGGGCAGGTCGATTGCGAGCGCCTCTTTGAGGACCTCCTCGATGGTCTCGACCGGGACAAACTTCAGTTCACTCCGGACATCCTCAGGAACTTCGCTTAAGTCCCGCACATTCTCCTTTGGCAGGATCACTCTTGTGATGCCTGCCCGGTGTGCGGCCAGGATTTTTTCCTTGATCCCGCCCACCGGCAGCACGGCCCCGCTGAGCGTGATCTCACCGGTCATGGCGAGTTTCGGGTCAACGGCTTTGCCGGTGATCAGGGACGCCAGTGCCGTGAAGAGTGTCACACCCGCTGACGGGCCGTCCTTGGGGGTTGCACCGGACGGCACGTGGATATGGACATCGCTTGCCATGAAGTTGAAACTGTCTGCAGCGGGGGGCAGCCGTGACCGGATCAGGGAGAGCGAGATATTTGCCGACTCTTTCATGACATCCCCCAGCTGGCCGGTCAGCGTAAGCTTGCCGGTGCCGGGCATGAAGGTGCCCTCGATGAAGAGAATATCCCCGCCAACCGGCGTCCACGCAAGACCGGTCACAACGCCCGGAACCATGTCTTTCCGGGCAACGTCCGGCCGGTTCACTTCTTTTCCGAGGATGGTATCGAGCATATCTTCTCTCACGATAAAGGGAAGATCAGTTTTTCCCGATACGATCTTCTCGGAAACATACCGGGCGGTCTTTGCCAGCTGCTTCTGCAGCCACCGGACGCCGGCTTCGCGGGTATATTTTTCAATGATCGTCCGCAGGGCACCGTCCTCGATCATGAGTTTCCCCTCATCGAGGCCGTGCTCTTCGAGCGTTCTGGGCAACAGGTGATCCTTTGCAATGGCAAACTTCTCGTTCTTGGTATAGCCCGAGATCTCGATGAGCTCCATCCGGTCGAGAAGCGGGGCCGGGATGGTTGCAAGCGAATTGGCAGTTGCAATGAAGAAGACCTCGGAGAGGTCATAGGGGACCTCAAGGTAGTGGTCCGAGAACGTGTTGTTCTGCTCGGGGTCAAGGACTTCGAGGAGGGCACTTGCCGGGTCTCCGGCATAAGAGACCGCGAGTTTGTCGATCTCGTCGAGGATGAAGACAGGGTTCTTCGTGCCGGCCCGCTTTATGCCATTGATTATCCGGCCGGGCAGGGCCCCGACATAGGTCCTCCGGTGGCCCCGGATCTCGGCCTCGTCCCGCACACCGCCAAGGCTGATCCGGACATATTTCCGGCCAAGGGCATCCGCTATGCTCTTTCCGAGGCTCGTCTTGCCGGTGCCCGGCGGGCCTGCAAGAAGGAGGATGGAGCCCTGTTTCTCGTGTTTCAGTTTCATGACCGCGAGATGCTGGATGATCCGCTCCTTGACTTTCTCAAGGCCGTTATGGTTGCTGTCGAGCACGCGTCGGGCTTTTACAATATCGATATCCATCTTCTCCCCGTCAGTCCAGGGAAGCTCGAGGAGGAGGTCCAGGTAATTCCTGATGACCGGGGCCTCGTGGTTCTGGCTTCCCCCGGCCTCCAGTTTCCGCACCTCGGCCAGGGCCTTCTTTTTTATGTCATCGGGCATCGCCGACTGCCCGATCCGCTCCCGGTATCCCCCGTCATCCGGGCCGGATCCATCCATCTCTCCCAGCTCTTCCTGGATCACCCTGAGTTGTTCCCGGAGCATGGCTTCCCGGTTGGATTTTGTCACGTTCTCCGAGACCTTCCGGGCTACGTCGATCCTGACCGTGAGGCTCTCCTCCATGGTTCTTAAGATCTCATAGAACGAGATATACCGCTCCCGGGTTGAGATTACTTCGAGGAGGGCCTGTTTTTCAGCAAGGGGCACCGGCATGAAAGGCACGATGAATCCCATGATCTGGTCAATGGAATCCATGTTGTCGATGGGCCGGGTGAAGTGCTCGGAGCCCTTGAACCGGGTGCTGATCGCGTGGATAGTCTTCTTGATATCCATCATCAGCTCCGCATGCGTGGTATCATCGAGGTCAGGCAGGTCCGGAACAGGCCGGTACGTGGCATAGAGATACCCGTCCCTTTTCGAGAAAGTTTCGGCAGTCACTCTCTCCACGGCCTCTGCATAGATAAGATAGCCCGTATCGGCTGGCTCCACCGAGTGGATCTTCAGGAGGTTTCCGGTGGGATATACCATCTCCCCGGATACTTCCGGGGAACCGGTAAGGCCCGGCCGGACCGTAAGCCCGATCGCGTACGCTGTATCGGCATTGTTCAGCGCCGATGCAAGAATGGATCCGGTCTTCTCATCCACTTGGATCTTTGTCCGGGTTTTTGGAAAGACCACTATATCGAAGAGCGGGAGCACGATGCTCTCATTCTTCCCGTCCGTTGGTGTTGAACTCGTTTCAATCATCTCAATTGTTTAGTTTGCATTTACCTAACCAAAATGCCCGGTAAAAAAAATTACCGGACCTTGGAAAGGATTCCGATAAGGTCTTCGATCTCCTGTTCATCAAGCGACTCGAGCATCCGCATAATAACCCGCCGCAGGGCCTGCTCTTCGGCCCGGGCAATCATCTGTCCCTTGTCGGTCAGGCGGATATACTGTATCCGCCCGTCACCGGCACAGGGCTGTCTGTACACGCAATCCAGCCGGACAAACTTGTTGACCGTCTCGGTGATCGTGGGCTTTGAGGTCCGGGTGATCTCAGCCAGCCGGCTGAATGTCACTTCCCCGTTCTCATCGATCGTTTTCAGGTACCGGATCTGTTTCACCGTCAGGTCCGATAACCCGCACTCCGAGAAGATCCCGCACGAGCACTCGTTCCGGATCCGAAACAGGTTGTCGAAAACCCGGAAGAGGTGCTCATCGTGTTCTGTCATGGATCGCTCGTTCGTTAGTTAGGTTTTACCAAATTATAAATATTGTTGTCCGGCCATTCCGGGAATCTTCTTTTCTCCGGCTTTTTTTGTCCGGCAACTATCCGGGGGATTCGTGTAAATGGTTTCAGGATATGTATCGGAAATAAACCGGGTAACGGTATCGTGGCCGGAAGTTCCGGCAGGTTATGACCTCGGGCCCCGGGTGATCTGCCCGCCGGCAGCCCGGACCGCATCTTCAATTTTTTTTAACAGTTCTTCATCGTTAAGGGCATAATCCAGGAGTTCGAACTCGTTCACGAGCCTGATCGGTTTTAAGATAACGAGCGGCTTTTTCCCTGCAGTCTCGCCGGAATAATCCACCGGAACGACCGACATTGTATCATCAGCCCAGATGGCAATATTACCGTACCCTGCTTCGTCCCAGAGTTTCCTGACAATATCCTGCGTGATCATACACATTACATCCCGTTCATCAGGGAAAAAGAAATGTTCCGGTCGTTATTACCTCTTTTCAGGATTAAAACGCAGATGAACACAATTCGCACCGGCGCCCGTCTGGATAGTGTAACCTCAGGGACGCCCCGGGGGAAACGGGGAGGACTGGTTATTTCAGGTGGGAGAGGAACTCTTTTTTATGATTCTCAAAATCTTCGGATAATGAATAGGGTGAGGCACCGGATCCTTTCTTTTTGAGGATGATCCCCTGTTCGATCAGGGTCTGGAGTGCATCCCTGATCGCTGGTTTTGAGAGGGGGAGAAGACCCACGTCCCGCCTTTTGTCAAGATACGAGAGGAGGATCCAGGGGTTGCCCTCGGATTTTTTCCCTTTGCCCTGGGCAAAGAACATCTCTACGGCCTCGAATATGACCTTCCACTCTTTTTTTGTCGGCAGCCGGGTCTCGAACTCTTCCCCGTCATCTTCATTCAGGTTGGATTTCACGTACGAGATTCCCTTGATCTGGGTAATTTCGATGTCCAGCTGCTTGTTCTCGATAACCGATTTGATGAAGTTGCCAAAACTCGTAAACCCGATCTTCTTTTCGGTGAACGTGGGATCGATCTGGAGCATCTTGATCTTGATGCCGGCGTAATCCAGCTGTTTTCCTTCATCTTCAAGGATCCGGAGAGCATCTTTTAAGAGGTCGATCGCGTGGGATAATTCCTTTTGTAAGCTTGTGTCTTTCTGGTCTGCTTCATGAATGTCGGCAATCAGTTCGTAGGATATAAACTCGTCGCAGTTCTTGATGATCAGCTTGCTCGTGAAGGCATCGCCACTTAAGATGATGACATATTTACCGCTCTCCCGGAGTTTCTGGATCAGGGACAAAAAATCGCTGTCACCGGAAACGATGGCAAACGTATTGATATTCGGGTTGAGGATCGCGGTCTCCACGGCATCGATCGCGAGCTTGATATCGGCCCCGTTTTTCCCTTCGGTATTCAGGCTGGGTTTCTCGATCAGTTCAATACCGTAATTGAGAAGGCTTTCCCGGTAATCCTGGTTCTTTACCCAGTCTGCATAGGCTTTCCGTATCCGGACAACCCCGAGTTCGGAGAGCTTGTTGATGATCGGCTCTATCTTGAACTTTGTTTTGTATTGTTTCTCGAGGCCGATCTCGATATTTTCAAAATCTATGTATAATGCAATGACTTTTGTGTCCAGCGCCATAAGACCCGTTCTGAATATTGAGCCTGCAGGTTAAGAAGGTTTACCCGGAAGAGGTGCATTGGCAGGTAAGCAGAACAGCAGGATGATCCAGAAAAAATTCGCCCATCGACAATCGGTTGCAGCAGCGAACGGGAATGCAGTCAGACGGCGTCAGAACAAAAAGGAATGGTACAGCCGGGTTCTCAATACGCAGCGGGGAATGTTGGTCCTGCCATCCAGGATGCAACAATCTCTCCTGCATTGTCCAGAAGACCGGCAAGGTATTCTTTTACCCATGCCTCATCTGCATATTCCTCAAACGGGCGGTACGATCCCTGTATTCCGGTACCCTCTTTGTCAAACCTGAGCAGCCCGATTGGAGATCCACCGCTCTTAATGAGATTGTTGAGCTCTTCCAGCGGGTGCCGTGCCGAACTGAAAATAAATTTCGTCTCGGTATCTGACCCGACCACGATCGCAACCAGCCAGGCGTTTTTTGCTTCGGTAAGCATCTCGTTTACCAGTTCGGAGGTTTTTCTCATAATCACTCATCAGGGGAAGGTCATTTCAGGGCATAAATCATTCGTTACATCTCCGGAATGGTAAAA encodes the following:
- a CDS encoding 4Fe-4S binding protein yields the protein MQVTTKIRRSIAAVLLTAGLAYPACAAVCPKGIGGCPSPGRCFLFIDADTNSLCDYTGRTGSQGTAGTVPSQPGAPAQSSTVAVTGPANTQVSSVHTSTTSISSVTPDTSFTAVGNSSTGGFLNTIHLSAAIAEVILFLVFTGLVFALIRIGFLGTRVQGTLPALALSSFFGLGLSLITTCVLAGSTVAGTVYALIYMAAGTLLVAYLWHKGVMTRQIVLPAAALGTLAGFVFIAPIMPMELGGIVSVGTGASALTAGVLVICAVIVLTLAVGRTFCGSICPVGSLQDLAYSVPGKKIVPERTKILELVRLVIFVATAIAAIWLIDLMAYTGLYDLFSLTISSGLLVAFGLVLVSVFVYRPVCRILCPFGVLFSMFAEFSWFRLWRTGTCTGCKKCERACPASAAGKNDSKRECYLCGRCTEVCPVETALRYGP
- the lon gene encoding endopeptidase La; the encoded protein is MIETSSTPTDGKNESIVLPLFDIVVFPKTRTKIQVDEKTGSILASALNNADTAYAIGLTVRPGLTGSPEVSGEMVYPTGNLLKIHSVEPADTGYLIYAEAVERVTAETFSKRDGYLYATYRPVPDLPDLDDTTHAELMMDIKKTIHAISTRFKGSEHFTRPIDNMDSIDQIMGFIVPFMPVPLAEKQALLEVISTRERYISFYEILRTMEESLTVRIDVARKVSENVTKSNREAMLREQLRVIQEELGEMDGSGPDDGGYRERIGQSAMPDDIKKKALAEVRKLEAGGSQNHEAPVIRNYLDLLLELPWTDGEKMDIDIVKARRVLDSNHNGLEKVKERIIQHLAVMKLKHEKQGSILLLAGPPGTGKTSLGKSIADALGRKYVRISLGGVRDEAEIRGHRRTYVGALPGRIINGIKRAGTKNPVFILDEIDKLAVSYAGDPASALLEVLDPEQNNTFSDHYLEVPYDLSEVFFIATANSLATIPAPLLDRMELIEISGYTKNEKFAIAKDHLLPRTLEEHGLDEGKLMIEDGALRTIIEKYTREAGVRWLQKQLAKTARYVSEKIVSGKTDLPFIVREDMLDTILGKEVNRPDVARKDMVPGVVTGLAWTPVGGDILFIEGTFMPGTGKLTLTGQLGDVMKESANISLSLIRSRLPPAADSFNFMASDVHIHVPSGATPKDGPSAGVTLFTALASLITGKAVDPKLAMTGEITLSGAVLPVGGIKEKILAAHRAGITRVILPKENVRDLSEVPEDVRSELKFVPVETIEEVLKEALAIDLPPRPPASFAGTARVPAQNC
- a CDS encoding MarR family winged helix-turn-helix transcriptional regulator, which translates into the protein MTEHDEHLFRVFDNLFRIRNECSCGIFSECGLSDLTVKQIRYLKTIDENGEVTFSRLAEITRTSKPTITETVNKFVRLDCVYRQPCAGDGRIQYIRLTDKGQMIARAEEQALRRVIMRMLESLDEQEIEDLIGILSKVR
- a CDS encoding NYN domain-containing protein, with amino-acid sequence MALDTKVIALYIDFENIEIGLEKQYKTKFKIEPIINKLSELGVVRIRKAYADWVKNQDYRESLLNYGIELIEKPSLNTEGKNGADIKLAIDAVETAILNPNINTFAIVSGDSDFLSLIQKLRESGKYVIILSGDAFTSKLIIKNCDEFISYELIADIHEADQKDTSLQKELSHAIDLLKDALRILEDEGKQLDYAGIKIKMLQIDPTFTEKKIGFTSFGNFIKSVIENKQLDIEITQIKGISYVKSNLNEDDGEEFETRLPTKKEWKVIFEAVEMFFAQGKGKKSEGNPWILLSYLDKRRDVGLLPLSKPAIRDALQTLIEQGIILKKKGSGASPYSLSEDFENHKKEFLSHLK